GAGTCTTATTATTCCATTGTATTTTAAAATTTGTTTGATATGGCAATGAATCTCTTGATTTAAAGTTGAGTTCAATAAGTAGAAATTCATTGTGACTATGATTGATCGCTTCTTTTAATGGTGTTGAGTGAAAGATTAATATTTCTTGGCATTGCAGTACATCTTGAGTACTTTAGCCAGAGTACTAACACTTGAAACACTGAACCAAGCCATCTATCTCTACATGCTctagtaatttttttatattatttgaattaaaaataaacttaattgATATAATGACATGGTATACACTTTAAGCAAGACATATCAAAGATAATTTTGCAAATTCTTTGTTGTTCAAGATACTTGTAATCATTTCAGGTCTTGCAATATCATGGAATTATATTACTGTATAGGAGTTTGCAAAAGTGAGACAGTAGGTCAGGCAATTTATTGAAGAATTAAAGTAAATTTACcattatattttttgcatatcaTGGAAAAGAATACCTTAATTTCCCTGTTAGTCCAATCATGTCATGTGGGATGTTTATTCACATAAATGTGCTGAAAATATGTATACTCTTATATTGCATGTTATCAGCTTACTCCGGAAAGGTTACCGGTAATTGCCATTCATATATATGTTGGGGGAAAACAATCAGGAGTAGAATGATGAAACTCGCTGATATTACGCTGTCTCACAGTCACAAAGTTTTTTCTGGATTGGATTGATTTTTATTGTCTTTAAGAGTCCTCTGGTaatttgttccgacgcgatatacaaacctcgtaatcatttaatataggaatttgtTTCagcagccgaagagaaagaaaaccaggcagttgtgttGATTGGTTGGCTGGTGGCATGGGGCGAagcttaactccccccccccccaacctgctTTCCCCATTCACTCGCTTTGGCTCAACATGGATGGTTGTGCTACTCTTCGCTCTCTACGCTGCagccctttgccttctcttgtacttgtgtactagtgattgtgTGTTTGTTATGAAGGAGAAAGTTACTCGTAAGATGCGATGCTGTGTAGGCCGTAGCGGGCGCCGCAGCAGGTGGCTttcgtcaccttctgtagacccacacacgctctgcccaacatgcaagggaaaaccttgctctcaaggttctcccTGCCGTGAGTGTGAATCTTGGCCGCCCTTGCAGTGGCAAGCTATCGAGAATCAACGCAAATATCCCCGGACCCCTAAGGCTTCTTCTGCTTCGGAGAGTTCGCCTCTTTCGAAGACGAAGAAGGGGGAGCCGGTGCAAAGTGTGTTGTTTCAAGAAACTACCACAGCGAAGTCTGTTCACGCTCTCTCCGGGTCGGAGGAGGGTGCGAGTATGATTTTGGGAAGCTCGGATTCACAGCCTGCCGGGGATTTCTCGGGTTTCGCTGGGGAAGCGAGTGACCTTAGCGCTCCCGCTACTTCGGCGATCTTGAGGGACACCCGACAGATTGATGGACCGTCTGATATTGATGACGACACGTTACCCGGTAAGATGAGGGAACTTTGGGCGTGtctcggattatcaggtaagccTGACTTGGATTTGTTAAACCGCCGTTTAACTCTGGCAGACAAGATTGAACGTCATTTGAATGATCCaattgttgatgaacacatgaatgtatCTGATTTTGCAACTTTATTGACTCCCATGTTCcctgatgcccctgttgttgttgaccATGTACCTGTTAAAtcatttgttcctggcaaaatgcaaactttttccaaAGGTAAGATAACTGCaggactccctgttaaaacaagggagagtaaggttttaaCACGGAGACTTCTTTAACGACGGCCGGCACACCCTTTAAAGCTTCCCCCACaagtaatttaaaattaaaattgccaaaactcctgctgatacaatatgtttttcaggttcaccaaGTTCACCAACCACGGCTCTGCATCTGgacatggctcaggttgttcatcATTGTCAagtgtcgtctgctgttgcctcgaccacCGTTCCAGTACCTCAGAGGGGGCACAAGAAGAGAAACATTGGGCGGTATTCCTCTTttagttcctcctcctcttcgtcttcatcttctgactctgactcttctctccctaggagaaagaggaaggggaagaagaggaaagcgaaTAAGGCCAGTCGCAGTCGAAGGGACATGGCGCCCTGAGATACCTCTTCTCCTCTGGAGGATGAGGGCGATGTGTGAGATTCCCATGTTCCCCGCGCTTTTGGGATTGTTGACGGCGAATCTTGCAGGGGGGTAGCCACGCGGACCGACTCAGGAAATCGTTTGTTGCGTGAGCAGGCCCAGACAGCCGCGCACTCGACTCGCGTGACTCAGGCCCGACATGGAGCCACCTCGCGGCTCAGCTCGCGACATGAGGGCCAGTCATGCACAACCAGGCAAGATGCAGCCGACCCCCTatgctttctggccatgtaacTAGTGAGGCCGTGCACACCACTCGCGTaactaacctgtctacacctcctggtgtgagcgctgcagttcccagcgacccAACTCGTGCTCGAGCTCGTTCGGGAGCTTTGTGGGGCTCACAGCGACCTGTCACGCACtcggtcgcagtgggaacctcAATGCAATTTGTCGAGGATGAACCCAGCCagggtccttccttgactcctgaatacaTGCCTGGTTCGGTCTAAGGGACCAGAGTgagggtattcatgggggatgtcatcacccatgcagcatgtcgcttcccctacacctacggatgtaatgggaccgagggatcagccacttcTACGGCCTTCACCAGCCGTGGAAacggaagatcccgaggtggagtcgcCGTTCCTAAAGGTCATTAACCTAatgcgtgagattaatggcctcagggctcctcctgcAGTAGTGTCTGAGGATAAGTGTATAGCCTTAGAGGTCCTATGGGGAGCTCCCAAAGGCAGTTCATGGCTCATCACACTACCCTGGTcgagacaggctgctcgagcattggaccgagtgagtgacctGATCGCTGGGCCTGGTGACTAGCTTAGGAGCCAAGGTttgaacaagcttctccctcaaccactccagtgACAGAAGAGGTACTGTGTCACAGTCTTCTgtgccttgtcctctccctctctACCCCGCAGTCGGAGTGCTTACTGGGGGTTCCTCGGTCGAGTTTGAAATCCCAGAGTGTCTCCTTCTCGgtctctgagatttcaactatggagtccatctctgtagctgctctccaTGCTGCTTCGTGGCTCAACCACTGGTGTGGTACAGCCACAGTGTTTGCACGGGACACCAACCTCGCtacccccgaacacatggagcagtacgGGAACCTGGCTatgtctggtgggaaagctgttgcttttctcttggaccagcttgctacccagtatgccaatctgatcctcaaaaagcgCGAGGCAGTAGCCGCTTGTTTGGTGagacagattggttcaggagaggccctggcactcaggaacgctcctattagagctgcaacttctctctttccaccagaggaaatTCGGGCCAGGCGGGATAAATGGCGCCTCGGCTCGAAGGACTGCATTATCCACCAGGTGCAGGCTGCttgtttcaagggacctggtcccgcgaaacCGTCCACAGCCAGGCCGAGTGAGGCCAAGCCCACAGGAAGTAGCAAGGGTACCACTGGTCATGCTCCTGTTCAGAAGGATTCTGCCCCCCAAACATACCTTTTAGCCTCCCTTGGGAGCTCCACATCGGGGAAAGAGCAGGGGCTAGCgagggaaagggaaacgctgagattggctttccccttcccatgctgccAAAGGTAGGGGGATGCCTGTCGCGCCATTGGGAGATGTGGCAGCACCTCGGGGCCAAGGAATTGGTAGTGTTGACCCTTCGCaaagggtacaagctcccattcgtgCTCCATCGGCCCCCCCTTATCCTCCACTCCAATAGGTTCCACACGTACGCTCCAACATCTCCAAAGGCTCTGGCCTTGgaggcggaggtccaggaaatgttggagaaggatgcgctagaagtcgtacacgatcagtcaccaggGTTCTACTGTCATCTCTTCCTGGTCGAGAAAGCGACAAGAGGTTGGAGACCTATCATCCACCTTTcaccattgaacaagtttgttcaggaAACTGTGTTCAAGATGCTGACAGTTcgcactgtgctgttagccatcaggcagtacaacttcatgctttcgatagacttgaaggacgcgtactttcaagtaccagttcatcagtcgtctcgaaagtacctccgattcaccttccagggcacggtgtaccagttcaaagtcctgtgctttggactgtgcacagctccccaagtgttcacgatggtagcagcttgggcccactcgaaGGGTATCCGCCCTACTAttatacctcgacgactggctgctTCTCGCAGGAGAAGTTGATTCAGGACCGAGACTCACTTTAGGCAGTTTgtcgcgatctggggatcgtggtgaactacGATTAGTTgaacctcattcccaagcagaaggtgaagtatctgggaatgctgatcgactcggcaGCAGCTCGCGTTCTTCCCTCGAAAGAATGGATCAGCAGACTCAGAGGTTGCGCAGCCGTTCCTGTCGCAGGAACAACTTTCAGCCCTCtagtggcaagctcttctagggcacctctcctcgctggagaagctcgttcctttcaGGCAgatccatctccgctcccttcagtggtctgaaggagcagtggtcggcagccacaGATCCTGCCTCTCGTCCGGTCTTCATGGAAcgtgaggtaagggaggatctccttttGGTGGCTAAACGAGAACCTCATGAGAGCATTACTCATAAACCCTCTTTCACCTCAGTTCCGTATGTTCACAGACGCGTCcacggaaggttggggtgcacacctggacgacttggtcgtgtcaggtgtgtggtcggaagaggagaatcacctgcacatcgtgctggaaatgatggcagtctcgagagcactcattcatttccaggccagtttgagagagcactcggtagtggtgatgagcgacaacacatcCGGGGTCgcgtacgtcaacaagcaaggggcacgctctcacgtcccttgcagcagttgacgaggcaggtgtttctgtgggcagagggtcaacacgtaaccttgtcagccagatacattccaggcaagagaaatgttctggcagacACACTAAGTTGTagaaaccaggtaataggggcagaatggtctcttcacccttgggtagAGAGTCGACTACTCAgcctctggggagaaccatgcatcgacctattcgcaacacggcacaagttttgctctccagtaccagatcccgcggCTGCGTTCGAGGACGCGCTGCAACATCCTTGGGATTGACTGGAGTGCTACGCGTTTCTCCGCTTTTGCTTGCTTCATGCAGTCCTGTCCGGGTCCTAGTAACCCCAGGACTCAGTTTCACTCTTATTGCTCCACTATGGCtacacatggagtggtttcccgatctgtagtcgctcctggtcgaggcaccgagagagctaccACGCTGGCCCAGTCTCCTTCGGCAACCCCTGTTGAGCAGGTACCACCAGgcggtgcagtcgctcagacttcacgcgtggagactatccagcgtctcctcagaacgcgaggcttttcgcaacttgctgcgagagagatgtcagggtaccttagaagatcctcctccacAGTCTACCtggggaagtggttggtcttctgtgattggtgtagtggaaggggtatacTGTATCTCCGgtcggagcctctctgactcagatcgcagacttcctagtctttcttcgcagagataagctcctttcggtttctgccattaaagggtacaggtctgcccttgcaatggtgttccgtctgaagggcatagatatctccaacgccctggagatttctatgctcattaagagcttcgaacagtccTGTCCCCCGAGGGAACTTCGAGTTTCTTAGTGGGATGTTACTCTAGTTCTCGGGTCTCTTAATCGTGCTCCGTACGAACCCTTGAGTCGTGCCTCAGACAGGCACTTGACccttaagactgtttttctgctagccttagcatcggctTAAGAGAGTCgaggagttacacggcctctcttgtaatgtcactcacgcagagggttggaaggagatttCCTTAAGTTTTGTGCCCGAGTTCGTGGCCAAGACTCGTAACCCAGCGATCCACGATCacaggttcgaggccttcactattccttccttactgGATGCGGCGagtggcggttcaggtgagaggctaTATTAAGCGAACTCGgcaagagggaggtgtcgaggatcacgatatccttctggatccATGAAACCATCTGCAAGGCATATGAGACTTCAACAAGAGTCAAGCACCAGGGAGGATTAAAGCTCATGAAATCAGGGCCATTGTCCCCAATCttgctttcaagagaaatcttgcagtgggtcaagtgctgaaggctggcgttTGGAAATGCCAGACCACCTTTATGGCCttttacgcacaagtccttggacacctttgtttTTGGCCCTGTGGTAGTGGCTCAAGCTATTGTCTTACCTCTCCAGTTCCATAGGGACAAGGAAGTCTCTTATCTTGATTTTTAAGCTACGTTTGGCAGTGTAAAAACAGTCTGCATGTGAtctgcctttctctctgtctcctcccttggagttccatacatcaagacaagtcttcctAGGTAAGGTTGCTagtttgtttacaggtattctccccctgtcttctgctaggcagggaaggcggtggatgtataaaccctttgccttttggttatggaggttcatccagtcactGACCCCAGGGTCGAGTGTGTCTTACATTCAGGCTCTCAGGTCGTGTGATGCTCTTACCCATTGCGCGACCCAGCTTCCAGTCTCTCAGACGCCACCATCATCAGGTTTGGTCAAGAGACaggggtaggtggatttagtcctctgctctcattcgagactaggtctatatccgggcagttagctgtccacaagcagcaaaggcagacctcccaccaaccagtgagttttcctatattaaatgattctgaggtttgtatatcgcgtcggaacaaatgacaacttgtcctaaattatatttttcccagctttaatcatttaatataaatgcccgcctctaccacccctctcatgttccacattgagcctaaagtgTTCTAATGAGGAAACGGGCTGAGGGGACGGAGCTAAGCTCTGCCttataccgccagccaaccaatcagcacaactgcctggttttctttctcttcggctgtttcagctgagctgaagtgaattcctatattaaatgattacgggtttgtatagctaggaaaaatacaattttaggacaaattgtcattttcaAAATTACCATGTGTTGATATGAAATTTGTTCCATTAAAATTATCTCAAATTTTGATACTGTGCACTTATAAGTGCAGTGTCCTGTAAATCACTCAAAGCTGTTAAACTGTtatgaacccttttttttttccttctgaccatgttataaataattaaaaattgcAGGAGACTTAAAATTATGGTGAGACAAATTTCTTGTTCTTATTTTATGCTATGTTAAGAGAGATTTAAGAAATTATCCGAGGAAAACATTTCTTCATGGAACACACACAATGACATTGTACTGTGTGGATCTGCTTACTACAGCCAGGCATAAATTCTACTTGAAGACTTGAATTTGGTGTCGTTTACATTCTATTTACTATTTAAACTAAAATGCTTGTATTGATTTATTTTGCTGGAAGGAATCAAATATTATCAAAAGGAAATAAGTTGAAAATAATGTAGATAAAAACGATGAAAGGAGAAAATGTTAATTTACATAAATGGAACATAAGAACTTTTAGtaaaaaagaaagagagattttttttttcacttgtagtaaaataaatatttacacattcATTGACAAAAACTAATAATAGTATATTTACAGTAAACAAAACCTTAAATATGGCATTTAATTCGTCAGCTCAACCAACAACTTTAACCCAACATATATCTATTCTAAAACAGCATGACACTTAAATAGGTAATTATGCTTCAttaaagcatttttctaattttttttttcaatttcaggtACATTTCAACCACAAACTATTTGTGATGATTTActctacagtaaatatatatatcagtgagTGCTGTTAGATGCAAACAAGTTTTTTTGTTGAAAAGTATACAAAGCGTGGTGAGGTGGTGACTTTTATGAGTTGTGGtgataattttgatttattatttgtCTCCCCTTGTACTGACGTTgtgttaataatgtacaattacatCTGAAAAGAACTAAAATGCCATGACAGAAAACACAGGAAAAGAATGTAGTGCAGTATAGTGGGTTATCTAGTGTgttggtaggttatgagttgacccaacctagggcagcaagtatttgcGAATTCTAGCTTCTTGCGCCTGTCTGTTACCTAAATCTCGACAAAAGAGGGGGCTGACTGTTTTGAAGGGACTTGTTTAATAGAAGTTATTATAATTTATCACAATACACTACTTACATAACCATACTCAGTAACTTGAACATCATCTGATAAACTTTTAAGGGGCTAGGTAAAAAAGTCCCCAATAACAACAAAACTTTTTTAATTTGTAATGAAACTGTAAAGTTATGTTTATGCATGCTatgcattggattttttttttaaatttacaaataactttattttatttacAGCTTTCATCAGAAAAAAAGGTcctttaaaactaaaactgcatgACTTCATATTTCAACGGCAATACCCGATTTAAGATGtattttattacaataatacacTGTGCAGTATTTACATCGTGAAAATTACGACATATCATCAAGGGAATTACCACCTTTGTGTTAATCAATCTAAAAATCTGTAACCTTTGTGTTAATATAAAAATCTGTAAGAACACCATTGTGTTAACCTACATATTTGCAAGAACACCATTATGTTAATCTGCATATTTGCAAGAACATCATTGTGCTAATCATTCTAAATATCTGTGAGACAATGTCAGTAAGAACACTGATATAAACTCTTAGATAAAGTACAATATCATCCAGTGAAAACAAAActttaattatgtaaataaaattataaacattaTGCGTAACTAAAAACATCTTCTCAGGTCTTGCATTGGCCCATTAAGATTGATACAGTccataaatgaaaaaataagatgAACATCTTTGGCATATACAGTATTATGAACCTAAAGCTCTCAAATCATTTCCTACGATTTGATCGCCTGAGATTGTCATAAGTTCTCTCGATTTCAGTTTCAGACTGCttagctttatttttttcattccttgttACCACTACACTTTTTCCATCTTCCTCATTTGTTTGTGAAATCTTTGATTTTCTTGTTGGTTTTAAACCTTCATTCTTCTCTTTTGTTGGTTTTAAACCTTCATTCTTCTCTTTTGTTGGTTTTAaactttcattcttttcttttgttGGTTTTAAACCTTCATTCTTCTCTTTTGCTGGTTTTAAACCTTCATTCTTTTCTTTTGTTGGTTTTAAACTTTCATTCTTCTCTTTTGTTGGTTTTAAACCTTCATTCTTCTCTTTTGTTGGTTTTAAACCTTCATTCTTTTCTTGACAAGTTTTTATGGCTTGTTTACTACGACCTTTCAGTTTTACTTGCTCCTCACTATTATATCTTGATTGCTTCTTTGGTGGCTTTGAACATTCATCCTCCACGTCAGCATCTGTTTTCCGCTTCCTAGACTTTTGCAAAATCTTCTGTGTATCCTTTGTATTTTCAAATTGCTTTTGTTGTTTAATACTTATGTCCTCCTCTGCATTTAAATCTTCATTCTCTTTACTGACATTATTTAAATGCTTACATGGTTTCAACATATCTTGTTCTTCAATGACAACGATACATTTCTTTACTTTGGAGGCCTTTAATGTCAAAGAATCTTCCTGTAACAAGGTTTTTTTTGATGATTTTGAACTCacctcttctttctttttttgagttttcttttgcttctttttttttagttggaaATTGTCCACCTCATCATCTTCGCTAACTCCAGATGACTTGACAGATTTTGAATTATGTTCTAACTGCTTGTTTTCAGTTTTTGATTTTCTCATTCCTGTCTTactttttgttttatctttagCAGAATTAACTTTAACTGGAGATTGTTTCTTGGGAGAGATTCTTCTAGGCGAGGctaatttcattttttttgctCCTGTTGCTGCAATTTCAAAATAGTAATTGATAAAACTCTTGCAAAACAATCCTTCATGGTATTAGTGAACCTCATTTCTAATATCTACtgacaaaataaactaaaaaaaatctaatttatatctatataaaaggAAATCTATTCTACAAAACATCTTAAAGTATACaattatatttgttccaacacggagtacttacctcgaactactttcttaggagtatctgggatctcctcccaaccgaccagaattttgtgtagtttaccctacgcttcttttctatgcggggtaacctctgacGGAGTTATACGCGcccagagagcatgcttgctcaggtctcgatctccagtaagtttctggtcgcgtcgcgggTAACATCCCGACGCTCTCTTACCCAGtttgaccctttgtgtccccgaccccctttgtgtcccacgtggtccctttgtgctcttccttatccttttccctctgtctTCCTGTGTCTCGCAAATATGGAGCATCcctgtcgttgccctgggcctatggccggaaaatcgtgtggcgcCTTCCACTCAAAACCtaaagttgacccgcactccttgtgttcttcgtgtaggggcagtgtgtgttcccctacagccacgtgtccggagtgagagtcctggaacgaggtgcagtgggtgcgctatggcaccaagaagaagaagtcctCTAGGAGATCGCCTAGGAAACCGAGCGTCTCTTCGCTTCTTGCTTCGGCCGGCGTTTCTTCGCCTCTTGCTTCGCCCGGCGTTTCTTCGGTCAGtctctctgccgccttcccctacccagtgtaggggacaaggtaagtcagttgcggggaagaggcctgtggcccttccccagaaGTCTGATTTTCCTGATAGTGGGATTGTGTCATCGATCCAAgtaagtggggggcctgagggagggacgggagtgtgttcgggggacggagccctggtgcaagcagggcccgtctcgtcggacgatcctatgtggggtaaaACTGCTGCAGCCTCTTGGGCATGtatttcaggtgcgtcagcagccgagtGTGCAgccgagaaggaagactcgccgccgtcagacaccctcgcgtgggcgcctccgaagacgcccttcagatcacctTTGAGGATGGAAGAGGAATtcgagacctggttccccagcaaggcgctcccccgctcccctccagcgccttcgGCTACGTTCCCgtccgtcttcctggagccttcgttGCTGACCGAACGCTGTGTGGACCCACCAGCAACGCGGCGCGACTCAGGCCCTTCTGAGAGGTCATACaagtcttcgggctcctcggtcgaggcctactcctactcctcggaagacggagccccgagggaccataggagacggcGAGATACGTCCCGCAGGAGACAGTCTCGCTCGCGATCCCATTCCAGATCCCGCCACGTGGGTAGGCGatctagatcccccaggaggaagtataggagaagcgactccccggaggaagaatgggtgcgggaCGTCATCCCTCGTAGCCAACTCCTGGAAGCGTCAGCAGTCCCGAgcacctcgggatggctccctAGAACCCGCTTGCCAGTGAGGTATGTCCCCAGCAGCAGATATGATCGATGGAGGGAGTCGTCTCTTCAGGccccaagggacaggcataagtccgcgaaggttccgactccatccgcccagtggagaaagtcgccccttcggtctggacGCCGCGTCCCGGCCTCAAAATCAACGACGAGTCGTCCGGAACGAGAGAGACTCCTTCCCTCCACGGGCAAGTCTGCAGACCCCTGGACCTCCGGAAGAAGAGAGAAGTCCACCCAGGATGGAGGCCTCCGTCCTACATCCTGAACTGACgagactggaccactccaggaagatGACTCCTCCCTGTGCGACTCCCCCTGTCGGAGGTCCTCCGTCACGAGCAGCGGAGTGTCCAACGGAGAATGTAGATGACGGTGTAGAAGGTTCAGCAGCGGAAGTTTCGGCCTACAGGagagtgataggcctcattaggTGTCACCACAGGCTGAACGAACCTGAGCCCTCCactgacgaagtctggctctcgagcctcagcaggctggtggatACAACTGTgcaacagaggccctcactagcccttcctttggctagggatgttaggctgggtatggcACACGTTGACAGGATTGTGGCCAACCACGCAgaagctcccaagagccagagcgTCTCCAAACTTCTCCAGGGCCTAAAGACCCAGAGCCGATTCTACCTTACCGAAGGACACCGCGTGGGTCCCTGTACGGTGGAGCCAGCAGTTgccatcctgggacaaggagcagcagaggagagggctaccactgccccggtttgtttctccccgTCGGAAACTTCCATGATGTAGGAGCTGGCCAAGGACCTGGTACACATATCATTGTGGCTAGTTTGGTAGGCCTCCACGCTGGTGGGGTTTCAGTCCTTGCACGACCTTGCAGGCCCGGAGaaccaggccttgctgaaggagctgattagctcgggaggtaaggccctaaaGTTCCTCTCCTACCAGTCCATTGCGCAGGCCGCCAATTGGatactgcggaagagggacactaTGCTCAACAAGCTCGTCAGGAGGCTCCCGGACAGAGGAGCGAAGTTCCTGAGGAGCCTGCTCTTTTGGGACAActcagtgttccccctgaaggcggtggaggagatggtagagagggtcaggaaactaaaggatgcgggagaacccagaccccctccagtaagaa
The DNA window shown above is from Palaemon carinicauda isolate YSFRI2023 chromosome 37, ASM3689809v2, whole genome shotgun sequence and carries:
- the LOC137629262 gene encoding DNA ligase 1-like, with amino-acid sequence MKLASPRRISPKKQSPVKVNSAKDKTKSKTGMRKSKTENKQLEHNSKSVKSSGVSEDDEVDNFQLKKKKQKKTQKKKEEVSSKSSKKTLLQEDSLTLKASKVKKCIVVIEEQDMLKPCKHLNNVSKENEDLNAEEDISIKQQKQFENTKDTQKILQKSRKRKTDADVEDECSKPPKKQSRYNSEEQVKLKGRSKQAIKTCQEKNEGLKPTKEKNEGLKPTKEKNESLKPTKEKNEGLKPAKEKNEGLKPTKEKNESLKPTKEKNEGLKPTKEKNEGLKPTRKSKISQTNEEDGKSVVVTRNEKNKAKQSETEIERTYDNLRRSNRRK